The bacterium genomic interval TCAACGCGGTCGGGACGTCGAAGATGGGAGCGTTCCCCGAAAGCATCCGGCTGAGCAGGGCCGAGACGACCGAAGCGATGGCGACATAGATGAAATTGAGTCCGCGGAACTCCCCGAGGATCACCTCCAGAGCGAACATGATCCCGCCGAAGGGAGCGTTGAAGATGGCCGATATCCCCCCCGCCGCCCCGCAGGCGACGAAGGTCTTGATTCGTTGGGGGGGCATCCGGAAGATCTGGCCCAGGGTGGAGCCGAATCCGGCCCCGATCTGCACGATCGGTCCTTCGCTCCCGGCCGACCCCCCGGTTCCGATGGTGAGCGCCGAGGCGATGCTTTTTATGACGGCCACGATGGGCCGGATCCGGCCTCCTTTTTTCAGGACGGCGTACATGACTTCGGGAACACCGTGTCCTTTGGCTTCCCGGGCGAAAAGGTAGATCAGGGGGCCCACGATCAGGCCGCCGGCCGCCGGGAGCAGAATCAGCCATCCTCCCAGTCCGACGCAGTCCGCGGCCGTGTCCAGATGGCAGAGTTCTTCGACCAGCAGGATGAGAAACCGGAAAACGTAGGCTCCGGCGCCCGCCGCCAGGCCGATGATGATGGCGAAAGCGAAGGTGATCTGGATGGGGGATATCTTGAATCTGCTGATATTGCGCAGGAGAAAGCCGATCCAACCTTCGGCTCCCCCTTCGCAGGGCTTATGTCCTCTTCCGGCCATGGTGCGAAAGATAGTAAAGACAAATACGGACGGCGGCAATCTCAAAAGGCCGGAACCCGTGCATTGGCAACCGTTATCTGGTAGAATTATACATGGTCGAAAAATGCAATCAGGAAACGGGCAGGGCCGGGGAGGAACTGGCCGCCGGGTACCTGTCACGACGCGGATTCCGGATAGTGGAAACCAATTTCCGGGCACGCGGGGGGGAGATCGACATCGTCGCCCGCGAAGGGGAGACGGTGGTTTTCGTGGAGGTCAAGACCCGTTCCCGACGGGAAGAGATCTCCCCCCGTTTTTCGATCACCGCCCGCAAACGTTCCCGGATCGTCAAAGTGGCGCAGCAGTACTTGAAAAAAACTGGTTGTCCGGTCTACACGACCCCCGTCCGGTTCGACGTCGTCACCGTGGAGCTCGGGGCCGGGGAGGTCGATCATCTGCCCGGAGCCTTCCGGGCATGAAGCGACCGGGCGCGAAAACGGGAATGGTACTCGGGGCCGCGGTCCTGGCGGCCGCGCTGGCGGTCGGGGGCGGGGCCCGGGCCGAGGATCTCCGCTACTCCACCTACCTGGGCGGTTCCGATTACGAACTTTTTTACGGGCTGGCCGTGGCTCCGGACGGCGCGATCTGCGTGACGGGGATCACCGAATCGATCAACTTCCCCACCGTCAACCCCGTCCAACCGGGCCTGGCCCCCGGCTATAACGGCGACAGCGCTTCCGACGGTTTTGTCGCCCTCTTCTCTTCCGACGGGTCGTCCCTGATCTTTTCCACCTACCTGGGAGGGGATTGGAAGGACTTCGCTTACGACGCCGTTTTTACCGCTTCCGGGGAGATCGTGGTGACCGGTTCCACCCAGTCCTACGACTTTCCCACCCTCAACTCCTGGCAGTCGGAACTGAGCGTCGGCTCGGGGCCCCGGGATCCCAAGCGCGCCCAGGATATCTTCATAACCCGGTTCGCCTCCGACGGCTCCAGCCTGGTCTTCTCCACCTACTTCGGCGGTATCCGGGCCGAAAATAATTTCGGGCGCCCCGCCGTCGCCCTGCAGCCGGGAGGAGAGATCGTGATCGGGGGCGTTTCCGTCTCCGGGAATTTCCCCACCATCGATCCTTACGACGGGAGCCTGAACGGGGGCACCGACATGGTGGTGGCCCGGTTCGATTCCGGGGGCACGCCGATCTCATCCACCTTTTTCGGGGGCGAGTCCACCGACAACCTCCTGGGGTTGGCGGTGGGGACCGACGGGAGCGTTTATCTGGCGGGGCAGACCACGTCGGACGATTTTCCCACCTGCGGGGCCTACATGGCCGCGAACCCGGCCGACGAAGGGATATTGGTCGG includes:
- a CDS encoding YraN family protein — its product is MVEKCNQETGRAGEELAAGYLSRRGFRIVETNFRARGGEIDIVAREGETVVFVEVKTRSRREEISPRFSITARKRSRIVKVAQQYLKKTGCPVYTTPVRFDVVTVELGAGEVDHLPGAFRA